A region from the Sutcliffiella horikoshii genome encodes:
- a CDS encoding YhdB family protein, translating into MNTVDYDRALYYTHRSEWDNLLILMVRTKDDFLSKNIEHFLHSYNFSKDYKEIEKNLYQLLRYIDHAVTRSTEDQLDEISHGYMV; encoded by the coding sequence ATGAACACAGTTGATTATGACCGCGCCTTATATTACACGCACCGATCTGAATGGGATAACCTGCTTATCCTGATGGTGCGGACTAAAGATGATTTCCTCTCCAAGAATATCGAGCATTTCCTTCATTCCTACAACTTTTCTAAGGATTATAAGGAAATTGAGAAAAACCTTTATCAATTGCTACGATATATTGATCACGCTGTAACAAGGAGCACAGAAGATCAATTGGATGAAATCAGTCATGGATATATGGTGTAA
- the mgtE gene encoding magnesium transporter, translating to MVNNMTEDQIILNIITFLKDGKRKAFQDIIEELQPYDTGVIYQQLPEKHKVRFLTYLTIEQLTALIQELNQELQLEVLQKIGVEKSAKVMDRMDNDDLASLFDEMDPEVKSRFLAKMNKEESSAVQDLMKYEAETAGRLMTNRYVWIPQEYTVREVVDKLKSFAELAETINYLYVIDEEKRLVGVVSYRDLILADAHEKIQEIMFSRVISVHVDTDQEEVANIIERYDFLAVPVVDDEKTLIGIITVDDVIDVVIQEANEDIEKLSASGKDIDFDTPALVASARRLPWLILLLFIGLISGSIISGFEDTLGTVVALAFFMPMIAGMTGNTGTQSLAVIVRGLISRDLDKKLVTKVVLRELGVGITIGITCAILIAIIAFVWRGDLILGMVVGVSLFFTLIIGTLAGTVIPLILYKLNIDPAIASGPLITTVNDILSLLIYFGIATAFLSYLAP from the coding sequence ATGGTGAATAACATGACAGAGGATCAAATCATTTTAAACATCATTACCTTTTTAAAGGACGGGAAGCGAAAAGCTTTTCAGGATATCATTGAAGAACTACAGCCATATGATACAGGAGTCATCTATCAACAGCTTCCTGAAAAACATAAAGTAAGATTTCTCACATACCTTACAATTGAGCAGTTAACTGCATTAATTCAAGAGCTAAACCAAGAATTGCAATTAGAAGTATTACAAAAAATCGGTGTGGAAAAATCAGCTAAAGTTATGGACCGGATGGATAATGATGATTTAGCATCATTATTTGATGAAATGGATCCAGAGGTCAAAAGCCGATTCTTAGCAAAAATGAACAAAGAAGAATCCTCCGCCGTTCAGGACTTAATGAAATATGAAGCCGAAACTGCCGGTCGATTGATGACAAACCGGTACGTGTGGATACCTCAGGAATACACAGTCCGAGAAGTGGTCGATAAACTCAAATCATTTGCGGAACTTGCTGAAACCATCAACTACTTATATGTTATTGACGAAGAGAAAAGGCTTGTAGGAGTTGTCTCTTATCGTGATCTTATTTTGGCAGACGCTCATGAAAAGATACAGGAAATAATGTTTTCAAGGGTCATCTCCGTTCATGTTGATACAGACCAAGAAGAAGTGGCAAATATCATCGAGCGTTATGACTTCTTAGCGGTCCCTGTTGTAGACGATGAAAAAACATTAATTGGTATTATTACAGTCGATGATGTCATCGACGTTGTTATTCAAGAAGCGAATGAAGATATTGAAAAACTTTCTGCATCTGGTAAAGACATTGACTTTGATACACCTGCTCTAGTGGCTTCTGCAAGACGTTTGCCGTGGTTGATCTTATTATTATTTATTGGACTTATTTCAGGCAGTATTATAAGCGGATTTGAAGATACATTAGGTACAGTTGTAGCGCTGGCATTCTTTATGCCGATGATTGCAGGGATGACAGGTAACACAGGTACACAGTCCCTTGCAGTGATTGTTCGTGGTCTAATATCTCGTGATTTGGATAAAAAGTTGGTAACAAAAGTTGTTCTCCGTGAACTTGGAGTGGGCATAACTATTGGAATTACTTGCGCTATTTTAATTGCCATCATTGCATTTGTTTGGCGAGGCGATTTGATTTTGGGAATGGTTGTAGGGGTTTCTTTATTTTTCACTCTTATCATTGGTACACTCGCGGGCACTGTAATCCCTTTAATTCTTTATAAATTGAACATTGACCCGGCCATTGCATCCGGTCCGCTTATCACAACAGTGAACGATATCCTTTCTTTATTAATTTATTTTGGAATTGCGACAGCATTTCTATCTTACTTGGCACCATAA
- a CDS encoding sulfite exporter TauE/SafE family protein has protein sequence MEFLLFILLGFSISMLSGFFGIGGGLVLTPVLLLIGYTPIEAISTSLLYTIGTSMAGVYAHFKMKNIQWKAAVIIGASGVVATQIAYPVVSWLESNGYDTTVVPILYLALLTYFAYKMLKKDKGDNRVAYDATSNKQSFWKFIFIGVIAGFLSTTLGVGGGFIIVPLLIAYYSFSSKQAVATSLAGVILIVSAGFITYAVNNPINFKVGLFLIAGAIFGSQLGAKATSFFKSRSIQKLLGFLYIVTMLSLILEMFELSTVGLVALGCYTIFINIFLLTRLLKRKAQPSH, from the coding sequence ATGGAATTTTTATTATTTATACTATTAGGATTTTCAATCAGTATGCTTTCCGGTTTTTTTGGGATAGGAGGCGGCCTTGTACTGACACCTGTATTGCTTCTTATTGGTTACACACCTATTGAGGCGATTTCCACAAGTCTTCTTTATACCATCGGAACATCCATGGCCGGTGTGTATGCTCATTTTAAAATGAAAAACATCCAATGGAAGGCAGCAGTCATTATAGGAGCAAGTGGTGTCGTGGCCACACAAATTGCCTACCCCGTTGTAAGCTGGCTTGAGTCTAACGGGTATGATACCACTGTTGTACCAATTCTGTACCTTGCATTACTCACTTACTTTGCCTATAAAATGTTGAAGAAGGATAAAGGAGATAATCGGGTTGCTTATGATGCCACTTCGAACAAGCAGAGCTTCTGGAAATTCATTTTCATTGGGGTAATTGCTGGGTTTCTGTCTACTACACTCGGTGTCGGTGGCGGCTTTATCATTGTTCCGTTATTGATTGCTTACTACAGCTTCTCATCTAAACAAGCAGTAGCAACAAGCCTTGCAGGGGTCATTTTGATTGTCAGTGCAGGATTCATCACATATGCTGTAAACAATCCAATTAACTTCAAGGTGGGATTATTTTTGATTGCGGGAGCCATCTTTGGTTCTCAGTTGGGCGCAAAAGCCACCTCTTTCTTTAAAAGCAGAAGTATTCAAAAGTTGTTGGGTTTCCTTTACATCGTCACCATGCTTAGTCTCATTTTAGAGATGTTTGAACTTTCTACAGTTGGCTTGGTTGCCTTAGGATGTTACACCATATTTATTAATATCTTCTTGTTGACAAGGCTTTTAAAGAGAAAAGCACAGCCTTCTCATTAG
- a CDS encoding phytoene desaturase family protein has translation MLKDAIVIGTGFGGMTAAALLAKAGYDVLTLEAANELGGCASKFDRAGYRFSAGATVGMGFEEGGMLKRLFEELDAPIPPMSKLNEIMNVYLPDRTVTYFSDKERWYKEVASKFEQDQERILSFFEEVFKVSNVLQNFVEKRAIFPPSTASEYFHLLKSMDVKLLGLAPYLTQSVQDRLSKYGLTKNKPFLTFINGQLMDSVQTTATFSPSLLGYMALSIFHNGAFYVEGGLASIIHALAEVYRASGGELRLRHKVVSIAKQGDVWTVMKKRGQVFRTKQVIMNAPIHNVFSLLEPELHRNLPIKEPKEKEKDAWGAFTLYIGAEPSFMMPETSSIPFHQFISSYDSPLSEGNQFLFSMSQEGDTRFAPTGKRSITISTHTNVGKWWERESYESRKEEYMETIIDSIDKRFSSFSSHIDVKMAGTPVTFKRYTQRAYGKVGGYIPSGKYSLLKSYSPNSGVEGLWFCGDTVFPGAGSLGSSLSGWMVADAIKGKHPRQGM, from the coding sequence ATGCTTAAAGATGCAATCGTTATCGGAACGGGATTCGGTGGAATGACAGCAGCGGCGCTTCTTGCAAAAGCCGGTTACGATGTATTGACACTTGAAGCCGCAAATGAGCTTGGTGGATGTGCGAGCAAATTTGACCGTGCGGGATACCGGTTCAGTGCAGGCGCGACAGTAGGCATGGGTTTTGAAGAGGGTGGTATGTTAAAAAGACTCTTTGAAGAGCTAGATGCGCCAATTCCCCCAATGAGTAAACTTAATGAAATAATGAATGTGTACCTTCCTGACCGGACGGTTACTTATTTTTCTGATAAAGAGAGATGGTATAAAGAGGTCGCAAGTAAATTTGAACAAGATCAAGAACGTATTCTCTCCTTCTTTGAGGAAGTCTTCAAGGTATCAAATGTACTACAGAATTTTGTGGAAAAACGCGCTATCTTTCCACCATCCACAGCATCAGAGTACTTTCATTTACTAAAAAGTATGGATGTGAAACTTCTAGGATTAGCACCTTACTTGACTCAATCAGTACAAGACCGTCTATCCAAATACGGTTTGACCAAAAATAAGCCGTTTTTAACATTTATCAATGGTCAGCTGATGGATAGTGTTCAGACGACGGCAACCTTTAGTCCCTCCTTGTTAGGATATATGGCATTAAGTATTTTTCATAATGGCGCTTTTTATGTGGAGGGAGGCTTGGCGTCTATCATTCATGCATTAGCGGAAGTCTACCGGGCTTCAGGGGGAGAACTGCGACTGCGTCATAAAGTTGTCAGTATAGCCAAACAGGGGGATGTCTGGACGGTTATGAAGAAACGTGGTCAGGTATTCAGAACGAAACAAGTAATAATGAATGCCCCAATTCATAATGTATTTTCCTTGCTGGAGCCAGAGTTGCATCGAAACCTTCCTATCAAAGAACCAAAAGAAAAGGAAAAGGATGCTTGGGGAGCCTTTACTCTCTATATTGGAGCCGAACCTTCGTTTATGATGCCAGAAACGAGTTCCATCCCATTTCATCAGTTTATCTCCTCCTATGACTCTCCATTATCAGAAGGGAATCAGTTCTTATTTTCCATGTCACAAGAGGGGGATACGAGATTCGCTCCAACCGGAAAAAGATCCATTACTATTTCCACTCACACCAATGTCGGCAAGTGGTGGGAGAGGGAAAGCTATGAAAGTAGGAAAGAAGAATACATGGAGACAATCATTGATTCTATTGATAAGAGGTTTTCGAGTTTCTCTTCCCATATTGATGTGAAGATGGCGGGAACTCCCGTGACTTTCAAGCGTTATACCCAACGGGCTTATGGAAAGGTAGGCGGCTATATTCCATCAGGGAAATATAGTTTATTGAAAAGCTACTCTCCGAACTCTGGCGTGGAAGGGCTATGGTTTTGTGGAGATACCGTTTTCCCAGGAGCGGGCTCATTAGGAAGCAGCTTAAGTGGGTGGATGGTGGCGGATGCAATAAAAGGAAAGCACCCACGTCAGGGCATGTGA
- a CDS encoding PTS fructose transporter subunit IIABC translates to MKITDLLTTDTVTLQLRSSNKSDVIKELIDSLDRAGKLADKQKYEEAILAREAQSTTGIGEGIAIPHAKTDAVKTPAIAFGVAKDGVDYESLDGQPSQLFFMIAASAGANNEHLETLSRLSSMLMDSEFRNALLAAPSKEEVIRLIDNKEKELFKEEEMQTAPTSDDKGLILAVTACPTGIAHTYMAADALKQKAKELGLTLKVETNGSSGVKNQLTQEEIDNASGIIVAADKQVEMERFNGKKIIQVPVAQAIRKPEELLSKASLGEGETYKGSGSSSSERKKGRSGFYKHLMSGVSNMLPFVVGGGILIAISFMFGINAADPDDPSYHWFADALNTIGGGNAFYLMIPVLAGFIAMSIADRPGFAAGMVGGLIAYTGQAGFLGGLIAGFLAGYLVLGLKRLFRGLPASLEGIKPVLLYPLFGIFLTGMIMLQLVTPLKAFNQGLTSWLGGLGSGNLVVLGIILGAMMAIDMGGPINKAAFTFGIAMIDAGNYAPHAAIMAGGMVPPLGLALATTIFKNKFNKQEKEAGKTCYVMGASFITEGAIPFAAADPLRVIPSAVVGSAVAGGLAMLFGIGLPAPHGGIFVIPIVTGGIFMYVLAILIGAAVTAVMVGLLKKRVAV, encoded by the coding sequence ATGAAAATTACAGATTTACTGACAACAGATACTGTGACACTTCAATTAAGATCAAGCAACAAATCTGATGTAATTAAGGAATTGATTGACTCATTGGACCGTGCCGGTAAGCTAGCCGACAAACAGAAGTATGAAGAAGCAATCCTTGCCAGGGAGGCACAGAGTACGACTGGAATCGGTGAGGGAATAGCGATTCCACATGCGAAAACGGATGCGGTGAAGACTCCGGCGATTGCCTTTGGTGTGGCAAAGGATGGAGTGGATTACGAGTCATTGGACGGTCAGCCAAGTCAGCTGTTTTTTATGATTGCAGCAAGTGCTGGAGCCAACAATGAACATTTAGAAACCTTATCTCGATTGTCTTCCATGTTGATGGATAGTGAATTCCGCAATGCATTATTAGCAGCACCGTCTAAGGAGGAAGTTATCAGATTAATAGATAACAAGGAAAAGGAATTGTTTAAAGAGGAAGAAATGCAAACAGCTCCTACTTCTGATGACAAAGGGTTGATTCTTGCAGTAACGGCCTGTCCGACTGGAATCGCTCACACCTACATGGCGGCAGATGCGTTAAAGCAGAAGGCGAAGGAGCTGGGTTTAACATTAAAGGTGGAAACGAATGGATCAAGTGGTGTAAAAAATCAACTGACCCAAGAAGAGATAGATAACGCGTCCGGAATTATCGTCGCTGCCGATAAACAAGTTGAAATGGAACGGTTTAACGGCAAAAAGATCATTCAGGTGCCTGTGGCCCAAGCGATTCGCAAGCCAGAAGAACTTTTATCAAAGGCAAGCCTTGGAGAAGGGGAAACTTACAAGGGATCAGGCAGCTCAAGTTCAGAAAGGAAAAAGGGTCGATCTGGTTTCTATAAGCACCTGATGAGCGGTGTTTCCAATATGCTGCCGTTTGTTGTAGGAGGAGGTATCCTGATTGCGATATCCTTCATGTTCGGTATCAATGCTGCAGATCCTGATGATCCAAGTTACCATTGGTTTGCAGATGCTCTTAATACAATTGGTGGAGGGAATGCCTTTTATTTGATGATTCCTGTGCTTGCAGGATTTATTGCGATGAGTATTGCGGACCGTCCCGGGTTTGCAGCAGGAATGGTCGGTGGATTGATTGCATACACAGGTCAAGCAGGTTTTCTTGGAGGTCTGATTGCAGGTTTCCTTGCAGGTTATCTTGTCTTGGGCTTGAAAAGATTGTTTAGAGGGCTGCCAGCCTCACTTGAAGGCATCAAGCCGGTACTGCTGTATCCACTTTTCGGTATCTTTCTTACAGGAATGATCATGCTGCAACTGGTGACTCCTTTGAAAGCGTTTAATCAAGGATTGACGTCTTGGCTAGGTGGTTTAGGGTCTGGGAATTTAGTTGTTTTGGGTATTATCTTGGGAGCGATGATGGCTATAGATATGGGTGGTCCAATTAATAAAGCGGCCTTCACATTCGGTATTGCCATGATTGATGCAGGGAACTACGCACCGCATGCAGCTATCATGGCAGGGGGAATGGTGCCCCCACTTGGTTTGGCACTTGCTACAACAATCTTTAAAAATAAATTCAATAAACAAGAAAAAGAAGCAGGAAAAACATGTTATGTCATGGGAGCTTCCTTTATCACAGAAGGGGCGATCCCGTTTGCGGCAGCAGATCCGTTACGCGTCATCCCTTCTGCGGTGGTAGGTTCAGCAGTTGCCGGGGGGTTGGCCATGTTATTTGGAATTGGCCTTCCTGCGCCTCATGGTGGAATCTTTGTTATTCCAATTGTGACTGGCGGAATATTTATGTATGTGTTGGCTATCTTGATTGGAGCTGCTGTGACGGCGGTAATGGTCGGGTTGCTGAAGAAGAGGGTTGCTGTGTGA
- a CDS encoding M14 family zinc carboxypeptidase, with protein MKRWKAIVLLFIFVQINPLISQAEQIVNAQEWYTYDRMREDLWLLKRKYKEEMQIKLIGKSEFGQNIWAAKIGEGKESIIILGGHHGREWLTTSLVMTKMEYYLEAYKSGQDIFGYNSQLLDDVSIWFVPMVNPDGIRIQQESIGFLPKHHQIRLIHMNENSMDFDRWKANGMGIDLNRQYPAGWESIKEKTAVPSYQYYKGKYPLQAKEVRAVVHFTKEVDPLMAVTYHSSGRVLYWYFKNNQALVKRDKKIADHLSKLTGYELDQPEEHAVGGGFSDWFVSEFDRPSFTSEISYFVEDTNPPISVFQEEWKRNKKVGIYLVGKAKNLFLDRNESKMNEAE; from the coding sequence ATGAAGCGATGGAAAGCGATTGTTTTACTGTTTATATTTGTGCAAATTAACCCACTCATTTCACAAGCAGAGCAAATAGTGAATGCTCAAGAATGGTATACGTATGACAGAATGCGGGAAGATCTGTGGCTTTTAAAAAGAAAGTATAAGGAAGAGATGCAAATTAAGCTAATTGGAAAATCAGAGTTTGGTCAAAATATCTGGGCTGCGAAAATAGGTGAAGGTAAAGAAAGTATCATTATTCTCGGTGGTCACCATGGAAGGGAATGGCTTACGACAAGTCTTGTCATGACTAAGATGGAATATTACTTAGAGGCGTATAAGAGCGGTCAAGATATTTTTGGATATAATTCGCAACTGTTGGATGATGTTTCGATTTGGTTTGTCCCGATGGTTAATCCGGACGGGATACGGATTCAACAAGAAAGTATAGGTTTTTTGCCTAAACATCATCAAATACGATTAATCCACATGAATGAGAATAGTATGGATTTTGATCGATGGAAAGCAAATGGGATGGGAATAGATTTGAACAGGCAATACCCAGCAGGGTGGGAGAGCATTAAAGAAAAAACGGCAGTTCCATCCTATCAGTATTATAAGGGGAAGTACCCGCTGCAGGCGAAAGAGGTCCGGGCAGTTGTACATTTTACAAAGGAAGTAGATCCTTTGATGGCGGTTACCTATCACTCCTCGGGGAGAGTTCTATATTGGTACTTCAAAAATAATCAAGCATTGGTAAAACGAGATAAGAAAATAGCAGATCACTTATCAAAGTTAACAGGTTATGAACTTGACCAACCGGAGGAGCATGCGGTTGGTGGAGGGTTTTCCGATTGGTTTGTATCAGAATTCGATAGGCCTTCCTTCACATCGGAGATTTCTTATTTTGTGGAAGATACAAATCCTCCGATATCGGTTTTTCAGGAAGAATGGAAGCGGAATAAAAAGGTGGGTATATACCTTGTGGGTAAAGCGAAAAATCTGTTTCTTGACCGTAATGAATCTAAAATGAATGAGGCAGAATAA
- a CDS encoding DeoR/GlpR family DNA-binding transcription regulator, translating to MLTPERQQIILELVQKHEVVKLQDFVDVTGASESTIRRDLSQLEELNKLKRVHGGAARIHQKGEEPSILEKASINLHEKKMIAKKGADLVNDGDCIFLDAGTTTFQMIPYLENKQITVVTNGFAHIQSLMEKGLTTYIVGGFMKNKTGAIIGSKASQSLLEYNFDKAFIGANGVHPKTGYTTPDPEEASIKNLAMKLANETFILADSSKINEVAFAKIAPLQSGTLITNQCEEVLAAAFKDITTVIEV from the coding sequence ATGTTAACTCCAGAACGACAGCAAATAATACTTGAATTAGTTCAAAAGCATGAAGTAGTGAAGCTACAGGATTTTGTAGATGTAACAGGGGCATCAGAGTCAACAATCCGCCGCGATCTCAGTCAGCTAGAGGAACTGAATAAATTGAAAAGAGTGCACGGTGGCGCTGCGAGAATTCATCAAAAGGGGGAGGAACCAAGCATATTGGAGAAGGCGTCCATTAACTTGCATGAAAAGAAGATGATCGCCAAAAAGGGAGCTGATCTTGTCAATGATGGCGATTGTATCTTCCTCGATGCCGGGACCACTACCTTTCAAATGATTCCTTATCTTGAAAACAAACAGATAACGGTTGTTACCAATGGGTTTGCCCATATCCAGTCTTTAATGGAAAAGGGACTGACCACCTATATAGTGGGAGGCTTTATGAAAAATAAAACGGGTGCAATTATCGGGAGCAAGGCTAGTCAATCCTTGCTGGAGTACAATTTTGATAAAGCTTTCATTGGGGCAAATGGAGTCCATCCAAAAACTGGTTATACAACTCCTGATCCTGAAGAGGCGAGTATAAAGAATTTGGCAATGAAGCTTGCTAATGAAACATTCATTCTCGCGGATTCCTCTAAGATCAATGAAGTTGCATTTGCAAAAATTGCGCCACTTCAATCAGGAACGCTCATAACCAATCAATGCGAAGAGGTACTTGCAGCAGCATTCAAAGATATAACAACTGTGATAGAGGTGTGA
- a CDS encoding MEDS domain-containing protein → MVEIKSILEVRPITTFTIRNLENLKEGHIYYRFKERDIYLNHLFSFIDMGIKSGDTVLIIESMKNLPKINEEIQQRFSEEQRESIRIVNNFDYYFSGGDFNTKTILGHFAKDVTLLRKDNRSVRTWAHVEWASDEPDAEQLKEYEASSDDFVIQQRMISVCAYSCDSLSPVLHSALEQVHKYVMTDDSFSISTSYKKP, encoded by the coding sequence TTGGTTGAAATCAAATCTATTTTAGAGGTGAGACCAATTACTACTTTTACCATCCGTAATCTAGAGAATTTAAAAGAAGGTCATATATATTACCGTTTCAAAGAAAGAGACATCTATTTAAATCATTTATTTTCTTTTATAGATATGGGTATTAAGAGCGGAGATACTGTCCTGATTATCGAGAGTATGAAAAACCTCCCGAAAATTAATGAAGAGATCCAACAGCGCTTTAGCGAAGAACAAAGAGAATCCATTAGGATAGTCAATAATTTTGATTATTATTTTTCTGGCGGGGATTTTAATACCAAAACAATATTAGGGCATTTTGCAAAAGACGTTACATTATTAAGAAAAGATAACCGATCTGTTCGTACATGGGCTCATGTAGAATGGGCTTCAGACGAGCCTGATGCTGAGCAGCTTAAGGAATACGAAGCTTCATCTGATGATTTTGTCATTCAGCAAAGGATGATCTCTGTTTGCGCATATTCTTGCGACTCCTTGTCACCGGTGCTTCATTCAGCATTAGAACAGGTGCATAAATATGTTATGACAGATGATAGTTTTTCCATTTCGACATCATATAAAAAACCTTGA
- the pfkB gene encoding 1-phosphofructokinase, translated as MIYTITLNPSIDYVMEVEGFVEGTINRASKTNYYPGGKGINVSRVLKRLGADTMALGYAAGFTGNFIKEKLIEEQVAVKLLEVDGHSRINVKLKAGMETEINGTGPLVDDDAVKRLLQQLNQLSSEDIVVLAGSIPSTVPSDIYETLIQKCQQHEAKVVLDTGGQTLKSLLSYKPFFIKPNHHELGDLFGVTIQTQGEVIHYAGKIHEQGVENVVVSMAGEGAILYTRSGVYFAKAPRGEVKNSVGAGDSLVAGFLAGYVKSGKSDEALRYGIASGSATAFSYDLCQKTDVYNLINLVEVEKL; from the coding sequence ATGATATATACAATTACATTAAATCCTTCTATTGATTATGTAATGGAGGTGGAAGGGTTTGTAGAAGGCACCATAAATAGAGCTTCCAAAACAAATTATTACCCCGGTGGGAAAGGAATCAATGTTTCCAGAGTGTTAAAAAGGCTTGGTGCAGATACGATGGCTTTAGGCTATGCGGCAGGGTTTACCGGTAATTTTATAAAAGAGAAGCTGATAGAGGAACAAGTGGCGGTTAAGCTTCTAGAAGTCGATGGTCATTCGCGTATCAATGTAAAACTGAAAGCCGGGATGGAAACCGAAATCAATGGCACCGGACCGCTAGTAGATGATGATGCAGTTAAGCGTTTGCTCCAGCAGCTGAATCAGCTTTCAAGTGAAGATATCGTCGTGCTTGCCGGGAGCATTCCAAGTACAGTTCCATCTGACATTTATGAAACACTCATTCAAAAGTGTCAGCAACATGAAGCAAAAGTAGTACTGGATACTGGAGGGCAAACATTAAAATCACTTCTTTCGTACAAACCTTTTTTCATTAAACCAAACCACCATGAACTTGGTGATCTGTTTGGTGTCACCATTCAAACACAAGGTGAAGTCATCCATTACGCAGGTAAGATACATGAACAAGGTGTTGAAAATGTGGTGGTATCCATGGCTGGAGAAGGCGCAATTCTTTACACAAGATCAGGTGTTTATTTCGCAAAAGCGCCACGTGGGGAAGTGAAAAATTCCGTAGGTGCAGGGGACTCCCTTGTCGCCGGTTTCCTTGCGGGATATGTGAAATCAGGGAAAAGTGATGAAGCATTGCGATACGGAATAGCTTCTGGAAGTGCCACGGCATTTTCCTATGACCTTTGTCAAAAAACTGATGTTTATAATCTAATAAATCTAGTAGAGGTAGAAAAGTTATAA
- a CDS encoding SpoVR family protein gives MRANDEKALFHAIDEITEIAKGFGLDFYPMRYEICPADIIYTFGAYGMPTRFSHWSFGKQFHKMKLHYDLGLSKIYELVINSNPCYAFLLDTNSIIQNKLIVAHVLAHCDFFKNNCRFQNTNRDMVESMAATAERIKQYEHDYGKKEVEDFLNAVLAIQEHIDPSLIRSKLAWSMEDMEEEEEAPKKVSQYDDLWNLDNRSKPKAVPKKRKKKFPPQPEKDILLFIEHYSSELEDWQRDILTMMREEMLYFWPQMETKIMNEGWASYWHQRILREMDLTSDEALEYAKLNAGVVQPSKTSINPYYLGIKIFEDIEERYNNPTESMLRDGVKPGSGREKMFEVREVESDISFLRNYLNKDLVMREDMYLFQKQGKDYKIVDKAWEQVRDQLVNMRVNGGFPYITVNDGDYLRAGELYLKHWFEGIELDLKYLEKVMPYIFQIWGRPVHMESVIETKNVLFTYDGKSVHRKYI, from the coding sequence ATGAGAGCAAATGATGAAAAGGCCTTATTCCATGCCATTGATGAAATTACCGAGATTGCCAAAGGGTTTGGACTGGACTTTTATCCAATGCGTTATGAAATTTGTCCTGCTGATATCATCTATACGTTTGGAGCATACGGAATGCCGACACGCTTTTCCCATTGGAGCTTTGGGAAACAGTTTCACAAAATGAAACTGCACTATGATCTGGGACTCAGTAAGATATATGAATTGGTAATTAACTCAAATCCTTGTTATGCCTTTCTTTTGGATACAAACTCGATTATCCAGAACAAGCTGATTGTTGCGCATGTACTTGCCCACTGTGATTTTTTTAAGAATAATTGCCGGTTTCAAAACACGAACAGGGATATGGTGGAAAGTATGGCGGCAACAGCGGAGAGAATTAAACAATATGAACACGATTATGGAAAAAAAGAAGTAGAGGACTTTTTGAATGCTGTCCTTGCCATACAGGAACATATTGATCCTTCGCTCATTCGTTCCAAACTTGCTTGGAGCATGGAGGATATGGAAGAGGAGGAAGAAGCACCGAAGAAAGTAAGTCAATATGATGACTTATGGAACTTGGATAATCGTAGTAAACCCAAAGCAGTACCGAAGAAAAGAAAAAAGAAATTCCCACCTCAACCGGAAAAGGATATTCTTCTTTTTATTGAACACTACAGTAGCGAACTCGAGGACTGGCAGCGTGATATCCTGACGATGATGCGAGAGGAAATGCTCTATTTCTGGCCTCAAATGGAAACGAAAATCATGAACGAAGGCTGGGCTTCCTACTGGCATCAACGTATCCTGCGCGAAATGGACCTGACAAGCGATGAGGCATTGGAGTATGCAAAATTAAACGCAGGTGTTGTGCAGCCTTCTAAAACAAGTATCAATCCATATTATCTTGGTATTAAAATTTTTGAGGATATCGAAGAACGGTACAACAACCCTACGGAATCAATGTTACGTGATGGAGTAAAACCAGGATCTGGGCGTGAGAAGATGTTTGAGGTGAGGGAAGTGGAATCAGATATTTCCTTCCTGCGCAACTATCTTAATAAAGATTTAGTCATGCGAGAAGATATGTATCTTTTCCAAAAACAGGGGAAAGATTACAAAATTGTTGATAAGGCTTGGGAACAAGTACGCGATCAACTGGTGAACATGCGTGTTAACGGTGGGTTCCCATATATTACAGTTAATGATGGGGACTACCTAAGAGCCGGGGAGCTATATTTGAAGCATTGGTTTGAGGGAATTGAGCTCGACCTAAAATATTTAGAGAAAGTAATGCCGTATATCTTTCAGATCTGGGGTAGACCAGTTCATATGGAGTCGGTGATTGAGACGAAGAATGTATTGTTTACGTATGACGGCAAGAGTGTTCACCGGAAGTATATATAA